The following proteins are encoded in a genomic region of Syntrophotaleaceae bacterium:
- a CDS encoding galactose-1-phosphate uridylyltransferase, which produces MSQLRWDPLKNIWVLISDRQSRRPRDFIFERQELLTSACPFCYGQEEKTPPEIFAIRPDGSRPNRSGWRVRVIPNKYPLLRIEGELQKRAEGIYDVMNGIGAHEVIIETPDHLRSQSAFSIPEMTDVLKAYRARLLDLRRDQRFRHLIIFKNEGLAAGATIPHAHSQLLALPVLPPQLRLVLASCRDYYQRKELCLMCEMIAQEVADGRRIVRDDGEYVVFAPYASRFPFEVLIVPRRHRHDFALLEDKELVHLAEAMSDVLRRQRGVLRDPPYNYILHTAPPVHHRPGKPDQWSSLPYDFHWHIELVPRLAKPSGFEWGTGFHINPTAPEEAAHFLRDIELTSGV; this is translated from the coding sequence GTGTCTCAACTGCGCTGGGATCCTTTGAAAAACATCTGGGTCCTGATCTCCGACCGGCAGAGCCGGCGGCCCCGGGATTTCATTTTCGAAAGACAGGAGCTTTTGACCAGCGCCTGCCCCTTCTGCTATGGCCAGGAAGAAAAGACTCCCCCGGAAATTTTTGCCATCCGCCCCGACGGCAGCCGTCCGAACCGGTCCGGTTGGCGGGTTCGCGTGATCCCCAACAAGTATCCTCTGCTGCGCATCGAGGGGGAGCTGCAGAAGCGGGCAGAGGGGATCTACGACGTCATGAACGGGATTGGCGCCCACGAGGTCATTATCGAGACGCCGGACCATCTGCGCAGCCAGTCCGCCTTCAGCATTCCGGAAATGACCGATGTGCTCAAGGCCTACCGCGCCCGGCTGCTCGATCTGCGCCGGGACCAGCGCTTTCGCCATCTGATCATTTTCAAGAATGAGGGGCTGGCGGCCGGAGCCACCATCCCTCACGCCCATTCCCAGCTGCTGGCTCTGCCGGTGCTGCCTCCCCAACTGAGACTGGTGCTGGCCTCCTGCAGGGACTATTACCAGCGCAAGGAACTCTGTTTGATGTGTGAAATGATTGCCCAGGAGGTGGCAGACGGTCGCAGGATCGTGCGTGATGACGGCGAATATGTCGTTTTCGCACCCTACGCCAGTCGTTTCCCCTTCGAGGTCCTGATCGTGCCCCGGCGCCACAGGCACGACTTCGCTCTGCTCGAAGACAAGGAACTGGTTCATCTGGCCGAGGCCATGAGCGATGTGCTCCGCCGGCAGCGGGGGGTGCTGCGGGATCCGCCCTACAACTATATTCTGCACACGGCGCCGCCGGTGCATCACCGGCCCGGAAAACCCGATCAGTGGTCGTCCCTGCCCTACGATTTCCACTGGCATATCGAACTGGTCCCGCGGCTGGCCAAACCGAGCGGGTTCGAATGGGGCACGGGATTTCACATCAATCCCACAGCCCCGGAGGAAGCGGCTCATTTTCTGCGGGATATCGAACTGACCTCCGGGGTTTGA
- a CDS encoding alpha-amylase family glycosyl hydrolase, translated as MASYDQDRDRYFPLSVQLSARARAERALPLEPQDIAGAGALYHLRQMSARLPEGARSAGKLNLLARLNAAMRILAGRYLEARRCDFSTEGVIVDGRTLRLAAQAPTLEALVSLFPPAAVLRGQTFEEYLKGSKGGDGRRRAVVELFLLGLQNANPAAAPFRCLFADDDLTRRIPYRKLLGELDQIFSGVSALRGLGGSLRDLLEAPVKAAPDSLSGQLAYIRENWAEFLPEELLNEIAAAFDVLSSEEMQRGWGPVQTMVPSFGYDTDYERFSPDTDWMPQVVLIAKSVYVWLDQLSRQYGRPIGRLDEIPDAELDRLARRGFNALWLIGLWERSPASRQIKRMMGNPEAEASAYSLYDYVVADDLGGEEAVAGLNHRCRQRGIRLACDVVPNHTGIYSRWTREHPDWFVQLDYAPYPNYRFTGPDLSLSDDCGIQIEDGYWDHSDAGVVFRYWEKSTGRVRYIYHGNDGTHMPWNDTAQLNFLLAEVREAVIRTILHVARTFKVIRFDAAMTLAKKHYQRLWFPLPGGGAGVPSRAEHWMDREEFERVFPVEFWREVVDRVAAEVPDTLLLAEAFWLMEEFFVRTLGMHRVYNSAFMNMLKMEENAKYQQVLRGTLEFNPEILKRFVNFMNNPDEATAVEQFGKHDKYFGVAVLLATLPGLPMFGHGQIEGFAEKYGMEYRRAYWEETIDEGFVQYHESQIFPLLRKRYLFSEAADFELFFFEQDGQVNENVFAYSNRRGGERALVVYHNRFGEAAGWVRRTATKAHRNAEGIMVPHQTVLGEALQLSSEEGVLYRFRDQRTGQEYLRSGRGLCEQGLFFQLGAYEYHVFLDFQELRDQDGSWSELCGRLEGRPVADLDRERKLLQLAPLLDLWRRVLDPELLGPLTGELTGRVEPETTVCQLAIKEMAERLGAFLLKLGEAAEAPEPTATLVERVVLELETLGDLFQGVKETPKDESDADPAAEEDLEFWVRRFRAPVGGKDTPPFALALLVYLLLHRIGELAADLGSAARSADWLDDYLLSEPLAKLLPKETMDLITVMIRHQDFLAPAAAFRPLPELLESGAVCSYLGVHHHAGAEWFSRERLESLLFGLSAAALPDAAVRLHDKKERLDAHLEQVRKEISAWLSAAEEAGYRVDKWRELL; from the coding sequence ATGGCTTCTTACGATCAGGACCGCGACCGCTATTTTCCCCTCTCGGTGCAGCTTTCCGCGCGGGCCCGGGCGGAACGGGCCCTGCCCCTGGAGCCTCAGGATATTGCCGGGGCGGGGGCTCTCTATCATCTGCGGCAGATGAGCGCCCGCCTGCCGGAAGGGGCGCGCAGTGCCGGCAAGCTCAACCTGCTCGCGCGATTGAATGCCGCCATGCGCATCCTGGCCGGACGCTACCTGGAGGCCCGCCGCTGCGACTTTTCGACAGAAGGGGTCATCGTCGACGGCCGAACTCTGCGGCTGGCCGCTCAGGCGCCGACCCTCGAGGCTCTTGTCAGCCTTTTCCCTCCCGCCGCCGTTCTCAGGGGGCAGACCTTCGAGGAGTATTTGAAAGGGTCCAAAGGAGGCGACGGCCGGCGCCGGGCCGTAGTCGAACTGTTCCTGCTCGGGTTGCAGAATGCCAATCCCGCGGCTGCCCCCTTCCGCTGCCTGTTTGCCGACGATGATTTGACCCGGCGGATCCCCTACCGCAAGCTGCTGGGGGAGCTCGATCAGATATTCTCCGGCGTTTCCGCCCTCCGCGGTCTCGGCGGCTCCCTGCGCGACCTGCTCGAGGCTCCGGTCAAGGCTGCCCCGGATTCCCTGTCCGGTCAGCTGGCCTATATCCGGGAAAATTGGGCGGAATTTCTGCCGGAGGAGCTGCTCAACGAAATTGCTGCCGCCTTCGATGTGCTCTCTTCGGAGGAGATGCAGCGGGGCTGGGGCCCGGTGCAGACCATGGTGCCGAGCTTCGGTTACGATACCGATTACGAGCGGTTTTCCCCGGATACCGACTGGATGCCCCAGGTGGTGCTGATCGCCAAGTCGGTCTATGTCTGGCTGGATCAGCTGTCTCGGCAGTACGGCAGGCCGATCGGCCGTCTTGACGAGATTCCCGATGCCGAACTCGATCGGCTGGCCCGGCGCGGCTTCAACGCCCTGTGGCTGATCGGCCTGTGGGAACGTTCGCCCGCCTCGCGTCAGATCAAGCGGATGATGGGCAATCCCGAGGCCGAAGCTTCGGCCTACTCCCTGTACGATTACGTGGTTGCCGACGATCTGGGGGGCGAGGAGGCCGTGGCGGGGCTCAATCATCGTTGCCGGCAGCGCGGCATCCGCCTGGCCTGCGACGTGGTGCCCAACCATACCGGAATCTATTCCCGCTGGACCCGCGAGCATCCCGACTGGTTCGTCCAGCTCGACTATGCGCCCTATCCCAACTACCGGTTTACCGGGCCCGACCTCTCCCTGAGCGACGACTGCGGCATTCAGATCGAGGACGGCTACTGGGATCACAGCGATGCCGGGGTGGTGTTCCGCTACTGGGAAAAATCGACCGGCCGGGTGCGCTATATCTACCACGGCAACGACGGCACCCATATGCCCTGGAACGATACCGCCCAGCTCAATTTCCTGCTGGCCGAAGTCCGCGAGGCGGTCATCCGCACCATTCTCCATGTGGCCCGAACCTTCAAGGTGATCCGCTTCGATGCCGCCATGACCCTGGCCAAGAAGCATTACCAGCGCCTCTGGTTCCCTTTGCCGGGCGGCGGGGCCGGGGTACCCTCCCGGGCCGAGCACTGGATGGACCGGGAGGAATTCGAGCGGGTCTTCCCCGTCGAGTTCTGGCGGGAGGTGGTTGACCGGGTGGCGGCCGAAGTGCCGGACACCCTGCTGCTGGCCGAAGCCTTCTGGCTGATGGAGGAATTCTTCGTCCGCACTCTGGGCATGCACCGGGTCTACAACAGCGCCTTTATGAACATGCTGAAAATGGAGGAGAACGCCAAGTACCAGCAGGTGCTGCGGGGCACCCTCGAGTTCAATCCGGAGATCCTCAAACGTTTCGTCAACTTCATGAACAACCCCGACGAAGCCACCGCCGTCGAACAGTTCGGAAAGCACGACAAGTATTTCGGAGTCGCGGTCCTGCTCGCCACCCTTCCGGGATTGCCGATGTTCGGCCACGGCCAGATCGAAGGATTCGCCGAGAAGTACGGCATGGAATACCGGCGCGCCTACTGGGAAGAAACCATCGACGAGGGGTTCGTCCAGTATCACGAATCCCAGATTTTCCCGCTGCTGCGCAAACGCTATCTGTTCAGCGAGGCTGCCGATTTCGAACTCTTCTTCTTCGAACAGGACGGCCAGGTTAACGAGAATGTCTTCGCCTATTCCAATCGCCGGGGCGGCGAGCGGGCCCTGGTGGTCTATCACAACCGCTTTGGCGAGGCCGCGGGCTGGGTCAGACGCACGGCCACCAAGGCCCACCGCAACGCCGAGGGGATCATGGTCCCGCACCAGACGGTGCTCGGCGAAGCCCTGCAGTTGTCATCGGAAGAGGGTGTCCTCTATCGCTTCCGCGATCAGAGAACCGGGCAGGAGTACCTGCGCAGCGGCCGCGGATTGTGCGAACAGGGCCTGTTTTTCCAGTTGGGGGCCTATGAGTATCACGTCTTTCTCGATTTCCAGGAACTGCGGGACCAGGACGGGAGCTGGAGTGAATTGTGCGGGAGGCTTGAAGGTCGACCGGTGGCTGATCTGGATCGTGAAAGGAAGCTCCTGCAGCTGGCCCCGCTGCTGGACCTCTGGCGCCGGGTCCTGGATCCGGAACTCCTCGGCCCGCTGACCGGGGAATTGACGGGACGGGTCGAGCCGGAGACAACGGTCTGTCAGCTGGCTATCAAGGAGATGGCCGAGCGGCTGGGCGCTTTTCTGCTGAAATTGGGTGAGGCGGCCGAAGCCCCCGAACCGACGGCTACCCTGGTCGAGCGGGTTGTGCTTGAGCTGGAGACCCTGGGGGATCTGTTCCAGGGGGTCAAAGAGACCCCAAAGGACGAGTCGGACGCGGACCCGGCTGCGGAGGAGGACCTCGAGTTTTGGGTCCGCCGTTTCAGGGCACCGGTCGGGGGGAAGGACACGCCACCCTTCGCCCTGGCTCTGCTGGTCTACCTGCTGCTGCACCGAATCGGTGAACTGGCTGCCGATCTCGGCAGTGCCGCCCGCTCGGCCGACTGGCTCGACGATTATCTGCTGTCGGAACCTCTCGCCAAGCTGCTGCCAAAGGAAACAATGGACCTGATCACGGTCATGATCCGCCACCAGGATTTTCTCGCCCCGGCCGCCGCGTTCCGGCCACTGCCGGAACTGCTGGAGAGCGGGGCGGTTTGCAGCTACCTGGGGGTCCACCACCATGCCGGTGCGGAATGGTTCAGCCGGGAACGCCTGGAAAGTCTGCTGTTCGGACTGTCCGCCGCGGCCCTGCCCGATGCTGCCGTCCGGCTGCATGACAAAAAAGAAAGGCTCGACGCTCATCTGGAGCAGGTTCGGAAGGAAATTTCCGCCTGGTTGAGTGCTGCCGAGGAGGCCGGTTATCGGGTGGATAAATGGAGGGAGTTGCTTTAG
- a CDS encoding glycoside hydrolase family 57 protein — translation MQPLNVVLVWHMHQPDYRDPLSGRSLMPWTYLHALKDYGEMLQTAREVPGTRLTFNLTPTLIERLEDFSAGRFEDDWLDLARRDPLHLSREERKSLLSLFFSVYPERHIRPYPRFHQLSMMRNEQNGPPDPDRFSIQELRDLQVWFLLAWSGHCLRRDSAEIDGLLTKGGLFSESDRERLLAIYDRTVAGILERYREAERDGATEISLTPYAHPILPLLCDSSIARQARSVVVLPQVAFRNPEDARLQVRFGQKVAWRSLGERPRGMWPAEGAVSEEALGIFNREGVSWVASDEEILARSLSGGLADRRHLYRLYSFSGLPILFRDRDLSDRIGFLYADWEPRAAAADLLQRLRQIAQACPGGVVALILDGENCWERYADNGYPFLAALYRGLVEEPFLCTATVGDVVAKLSPVALPRLAPGSWINGDFDVWIGNREENTAWERLARTRRDIGPPPSAAEEPSAAWISLLKAQGSDWFWWFGDHHRTEQGEIFDRLFRHHLQAVYRHSNSPVPEDLFQTIKQTRPHNLVLEPGALFTPQIDGRVTDYFEWLAAGSIELSAGGAMHHGHNQVTGFYYGYDTLWFYLRIDFDQPLIELTGPNGFLELRFLGSKQRQVRFDPGQGLLTMQGPEGPVVDAGRASSGRIFEAALSLQGLGLMEEGCFELSCHLRNGDRDIVRWPVDGVLQLCYRGQALEASQWPIP, via the coding sequence ATGCAACCGTTGAATGTCGTCCTGGTCTGGCACATGCATCAGCCCGACTATCGGGATCCCCTGTCGGGCAGAAGCCTTATGCCCTGGACCTATCTGCATGCGCTCAAGGATTACGGCGAGATGCTGCAGACCGCCAGGGAAGTCCCCGGGACGCGGCTGACCTTCAATCTGACCCCCACCCTGATTGAACGGCTCGAGGATTTTTCAGCGGGCAGGTTCGAAGATGACTGGCTGGATCTGGCGCGCAGAGACCCCCTCCATCTGTCGCGGGAGGAACGGAAATCTCTGCTGTCCCTGTTCTTTTCCGTCTATCCCGAGCGGCACATTCGACCCTATCCCCGCTTTCATCAGCTGTCGATGATGCGCAACGAGCAGAACGGCCCGCCCGATCCCGACCGGTTTTCGATTCAGGAACTGCGGGACCTGCAGGTCTGGTTTCTGCTGGCCTGGAGCGGGCATTGCCTGCGTCGGGATTCCGCCGAAATCGACGGTTTGCTGACCAAGGGCGGGCTTTTCAGCGAGTCCGACCGGGAGCGGCTGCTCGCCATCTACGATCGAACGGTGGCGGGAATCCTGGAGCGGTACCGGGAAGCGGAACGGGACGGGGCCACAGAGATTTCCCTGACCCCCTACGCTCACCCGATTCTGCCCCTGCTGTGCGATTCTTCCATTGCCCGTCAGGCCCGAAGCGTTGTGGTCCTGCCGCAGGTCGCCTTCAGAAATCCCGAGGATGCGCGGCTGCAAGTCCGGTTTGGTCAAAAAGTGGCTTGGCGCAGTCTCGGCGAGCGGCCGCGGGGGATGTGGCCCGCGGAAGGCGCGGTCAGCGAAGAGGCGCTCGGTATTTTCAACCGGGAAGGCGTCAGCTGGGTCGCTTCCGACGAAGAGATTCTCGCCAGAAGCCTGTCAGGAGGTTTGGCTGATCGCCGACACCTTTACCGGCTCTACAGCTTTTCCGGTCTGCCGATACTGTTCCGCGATCGGGACCTTTCGGACCGGATCGGTTTTCTCTATGCCGACTGGGAGCCGCGGGCGGCGGCGGCGGATCTGCTGCAGCGTTTGAGGCAGATCGCCCAGGCCTGCCCGGGGGGCGTTGTCGCCCTGATCCTGGATGGGGAAAACTGCTGGGAGCGCTATGCCGACAATGGATACCCCTTTCTGGCCGCCCTCTATCGCGGCCTGGTTGAGGAGCCGTTTCTGTGCACGGCCACCGTCGGGGATGTTGTGGCCAAGCTCTCCCCGGTGGCGCTGCCCCGTCTGGCCCCCGGGTCCTGGATCAACGGCGACTTCGATGTCTGGATCGGCAACCGCGAGGAGAATACGGCCTGGGAGCGGCTCGCCCGCACCCGCCGGGACATCGGGCCGCCCCCCTCCGCCGCCGAGGAGCCGTCTGCGGCCTGGATCTCACTGCTCAAGGCGCAAGGGAGCGACTGGTTCTGGTGGTTCGGGGACCATCATCGCACCGAGCAGGGCGAGATTTTCGACCGTCTTTTCCGTCACCATCTGCAGGCCGTGTATCGGCATTCCAACAGCCCTGTGCCGGAAGATCTGTTTCAGACGATCAAGCAAACGCGGCCGCACAACCTGGTGCTGGAGCCCGGCGCCCTGTTCACCCCGCAGATCGATGGCCGGGTGACCGATTACTTCGAATGGCTGGCCGCGGGAAGCATCGAGCTCTCGGCGGGTGGTGCCATGCATCACGGGCACAATCAGGTCACCGGCTTTTACTACGGCTACGATACGTTATGGTTTTATCTGCGGATCGATTTCGATCAACCGCTGATTGAACTGACCGGCCCCAACGGCTTTCTTGAATTGCGTTTTCTCGGAAGCAAGCAGCGGCAGGTCCGGTTCGATCCCGGGCAGGGCCTGTTGACCATGCAGGGGCCCGAGGGACCGGTCGTCGATGCCGGCCGGGCGAGCAGCGGCAGGATTTTCGAAGCGGCCCTGTCGCTGCAAGGTCTCGGACTGATGGAAGAGGGCTGTTTCGAGCTGTCCTGTCATCTGCGAAACGGTGACCGGGACATTGTGCGCTGGCCCGTGGATGGGGTTCTGCAACTCTGTTACCGCGGGCAGGCTCTCGAGGCGAGCCAATGGCCCATCCCCTGA
- a CDS encoding mannose-1-phosphate guanyltransferase, which translates to MKAVIMAGGFGTRIQPLTINLPKPMIPLVNRPIMLHIVELLKKHHISDLVMLLYHQPEIIKNFFGDGSEYGVRITYVTPQMDLGTAGAVKAAAPYLDERFLVISGDLLTDFDLSEIINFHEKRRAAATITLTPVKDPLQFGVVITDKEKRITKFLEKPGWGEVFSDTINTGIYVLEPEVLDLIPDGENRDWSKDIFPRMLEEKAPLYGYSQKGYWADIGNTDAYLEACRDILKGKVSVEIEELASPHNSRVFLGTDTQLAAADLPLLEGMVVVGDNSQVQGKPQLKNCIIGRNCVIEDDVELENAIIWDNVFIKRGCRVKGATLCHKVRLGAGVVVEEGAIIGDETTVGEEVFIKKDVKIWPSKAIEDGSIVTANLIWGDKWRKSLFEGALVRGLSNVELTPEFCAKLGAAYGSVLPRDSYVIAGRDVFRASRMLKRSFVGGLLSAGINVRDTKRIPLPVLRYKLTTFGEVGGVHFRQSGEEPAATEIVFHDAEGMEISSSMAKNIERVFFKENFRRVHYNQPGAIKEHPHVFDFYQEGFQRALNGDLLRSFAPMVVLDLNHSPAGELLPRMLNLLGCEVIELNSNIDEGRSCSTPEQVERAMTQLSRIVPTLGATAGFWLGPSGERLRIVDESGDILPDVEALSVLAALVCRAERSGTLVVPVSAPETTEQMALEYGLTVKRTKNSARSLVESGSDRQVRLAAAMDGRFAFTSFQPHFDALFTTAKLLELLARTGQTIGGIRRTLPRRAYRQLQVPCSWELKGGLMRRMSEHSVDLQATFTDGVKVQIDGDWVLVLPDQHRPVVHIVADSLVERRADDLLNSYRRLVDKWKKELLETA; encoded by the coding sequence ATGAAAGCAGTTATCATGGCGGGGGGGTTTGGCACCCGCATTCAGCCGTTGACCATCAATCTTCCCAAACCGATGATCCCCCTGGTCAACAGGCCGATCATGCTGCACATTGTCGAACTTCTGAAAAAGCACCATATCAGTGATCTGGTCATGCTTCTCTATCATCAGCCGGAAATCATCAAGAATTTTTTCGGCGACGGCAGCGAGTACGGAGTCCGCATCACCTATGTCACTCCGCAGATGGATCTGGGGACGGCGGGCGCGGTCAAGGCAGCGGCCCCTTATCTGGATGAACGGTTTCTTGTCATCAGCGGTGATCTGCTCACCGATTTCGATCTCTCGGAGATCATCAATTTTCACGAGAAGCGCCGGGCAGCGGCAACCATCACCCTGACCCCGGTCAAGGACCCCCTGCAGTTCGGAGTGGTGATTACCGACAAGGAGAAGCGGATCACGAAGTTCCTCGAAAAGCCGGGCTGGGGAGAGGTTTTTTCCGACACCATCAATACCGGTATCTACGTCCTGGAGCCGGAAGTGCTTGACCTGATCCCCGACGGGGAGAACCGGGACTGGTCCAAGGATATCTTCCCCCGGATGCTCGAGGAGAAGGCCCCTCTCTATGGCTACAGCCAGAAAGGCTACTGGGCCGACATCGGCAACACCGATGCCTATCTCGAAGCCTGCCGGGACATTCTCAAAGGCAAGGTGTCCGTTGAGATCGAAGAGCTGGCGTCTCCCCACAACAGTCGGGTCTTTCTCGGGACCGACACCCAGTTGGCGGCCGCCGATCTGCCGCTGCTGGAAGGGATGGTGGTGGTGGGCGACAACTCCCAGGTGCAGGGGAAGCCTCAGCTGAAAAACTGCATCATCGGGCGCAACTGCGTCATCGAGGACGATGTGGAACTGGAGAACGCCATCATCTGGGACAATGTCTTCATCAAGCGGGGCTGCCGGGTCAAGGGGGCGACCCTTTGCCACAAGGTGCGGCTGGGTGCCGGGGTCGTCGTGGAGGAAGGCGCGATCATCGGCGATGAGACCACCGTCGGCGAAGAGGTCTTCATCAAAAAGGATGTCAAAATCTGGCCGAGCAAGGCCATCGAGGACGGGTCTATCGTCACCGCCAACCTGATCTGGGGGGACAAGTGGCGCAAGAGCCTCTTCGAGGGGGCTCTGGTCAGAGGGCTCTCCAACGTGGAACTGACCCCGGAATTCTGCGCCAAACTGGGAGCCGCCTACGGCTCGGTCTTGCCGCGGGACTCCTATGTCATCGCCGGCCGGGATGTGTTTCGAGCGTCCCGCATGCTCAAACGATCCTTCGTCGGCGGGCTCCTTTCAGCCGGCATCAACGTCCGCGACACCAAGCGGATTCCCCTGCCGGTGCTGCGCTATAAACTGACCACCTTCGGCGAGGTCGGGGGGGTGCATTTCCGGCAGTCGGGCGAAGAGCCGGCCGCCACCGAGATCGTCTTTCATGATGCAGAAGGGATGGAAATCTCCTCCTCGATGGCAAAAAATATCGAAAGGGTTTTCTTCAAGGAAAATTTTCGCCGGGTGCATTATAATCAGCCGGGTGCCATCAAAGAGCATCCCCATGTCTTCGACTTCTATCAGGAAGGATTTCAGCGGGCGCTGAACGGCGATCTGCTGCGAAGTTTCGCACCCATGGTGGTGCTCGACCTGAATCATTCACCGGCCGGGGAACTGCTCCCCCGCATGCTCAACCTGCTCGGCTGCGAAGTGATCGAGCTGAACTCCAATATCGATGAAGGCCGGTCCTGCAGTACTCCGGAGCAGGTGGAGCGGGCCATGACGCAGCTGTCGCGGATCGTCCCCACCCTGGGGGCCACGGCCGGTTTCTGGCTCGGCCCATCGGGGGAAAGGTTGCGCATCGTGGACGAGTCGGGAGATATTCTGCCCGATGTCGAGGCTCTGAGCGTCCTGGCAGCGCTGGTCTGCCGTGCCGAGCGGAGCGGTACGCTGGTGGTGCCGGTTTCGGCACCTGAAACCACGGAACAGATGGCTCTGGAATACGGTTTGACCGTGAAGAGGACAAAAAACAGCGCCCGGTCCCTGGTGGAGTCGGGGAGCGACCGCCAGGTCAGACTGGCCGCAGCCATGGATGGACGGTTCGCCTTCACCTCCTTCCAGCCGCATTTCGATGCCCTGTTCACCACCGCCAAGCTGCTGGAACTGCTGGCCCGTACCGGGCAGACCATCGGCGGCATTCGCCGGACCCTGCCCCGGCGCGCCTATCGGCAGCTGCAGGTGCCCTGTTCATGGGAGCTCAAGGGAGGGCTGATGCGGCGCATGAGCGAGCACTCGGTCGATCTTCAGGCCACCTTCACCGACGGCGTCAAGGTGCAGATCGACGGAGACTGGGTGCTGGTGCTGCCGGACCAGCATCGCCCGGTCGTGCATATCGTAGCCGATTCGCTGGTCGAAAGGAGGGCTGACGATCTGCTGAACTCCTATCGCCGACTGGTCGACAAATGGAAGAAGGAACTGCTTGAAACGGCTTAA
- a CDS encoding response regulator codes for MTRLLVVDDENNIRYLYACDLRDAGYDVETAGSGAEAIELIKQHDFDLVVLDIQMENESGLEVLQDIIRQKKGLPVILCTAFSCYKEDFSSWLADGYVVKSSDTTELKEEIERVMRKKGKIN; via the coding sequence ATGACGCGTTTGCTGGTGGTGGATGACGAAAACAACATTCGCTATCTCTATGCCTGCGACCTCAGGGATGCGGGATACGACGTGGAGACTGCCGGATCCGGCGCAGAGGCGATCGAACTGATTAAACAGCACGATTTCGATCTGGTTGTCCTCGACATTCAGATGGAAAACGAAAGCGGTCTGGAAGTGCTGCAGGATATCATCCGGCAGAAAAAAGGTCTGCCGGTCATCCTCTGCACGGCTTTCAGCTGCTACAAAGAGGATTTTTCCTCCTGGCTGGCCGATGGTTATGTGGTCAAAAGTTCCGATACCACCGAGCTCAAGGAGGAAATCGAACGGGTGATGCGCAAAAAGGGAAAAATCAATTGA
- the glgA gene encoding glycogen synthase GlgA — translation MKILLVSSEVAPFAKTGGLADVAGALPLALRRLGHDVRIFMPWYRDVEQKGLKTEVLPAQVEVSIDGSVQVGRLRQGQLEEIPVYFLDHPGYFQRDGLYGSAEGDHPDNDLRFGFFCRALLEALPAVDFRPDVLHLNDWQAGLIPVLLQSEKKADPFFASMATVFTIHNLGYQGLFPATALGRLGLDPALFHMEGLEYYGSMSFLKGGIFFSDLITTVSPTYCREIQTSEYGHGFEGILTKRRKDLHGILNGIDTGIWNPAADEALAAPFSAETLAGKAANKKALQKELGLSVDPRVPVMAMIGRLATQKGLDILEAAWPKLVSRPLQFVLLGSGEERHVEFFRTVKDLHPAKISIHIGFDDALARRIYAGSDLFLMPSHYEPCGLGQLIALRYGSLPLVRSTGGLADTVHDVDRERDRGNGFVFRKASAGALMRALDRALDLYGDQRLWKQVVRRGMSLDLSWDESARRYLEIYRQAADRKGN, via the coding sequence ATGAAAATTCTCCTTGTTTCTTCCGAAGTCGCCCCCTTTGCCAAGACCGGCGGCCTGGCCGATGTGGCCGGGGCCTTGCCGCTGGCGTTGCGGCGGTTGGGGCATGATGTGCGGATCTTCATGCCCTGGTACCGGGATGTGGAACAGAAAGGCTTGAAGACGGAAGTGTTGCCGGCACAAGTCGAGGTGTCCATCGACGGGAGCGTTCAGGTTGGCCGGTTGCGTCAGGGTCAGCTGGAGGAGATTCCCGTCTATTTTCTCGATCATCCCGGATACTTTCAGCGGGACGGGCTCTACGGCTCTGCCGAGGGGGATCATCCTGACAACGATCTGCGCTTCGGCTTCTTCTGCCGGGCTCTGCTGGAAGCCCTGCCGGCCGTCGACTTTCGCCCCGACGTCCTGCATCTGAACGATTGGCAGGCCGGACTGATCCCCGTCCTGCTGCAGAGCGAAAAAAAGGCCGATCCGTTTTTTGCTTCCATGGCCACCGTCTTCACCATTCACAACCTCGGCTACCAAGGGCTTTTTCCGGCGACTGCCCTCGGCCGGCTCGGTCTCGATCCCGCCCTCTTTCACATGGAAGGACTGGAGTATTACGGGAGCATGTCGTTTCTCAAGGGCGGAATCTTTTTCTCCGACCTGATCACCACCGTTTCGCCCACCTACTGCCGGGAGATCCAGACCAGCGAATACGGCCACGGCTTCGAGGGGATTCTGACCAAGCGGCGGAAAGACCTGCACGGCATTCTCAACGGGATCGATACGGGAATTTGGAATCCCGCCGCCGATGAGGCCCTGGCGGCGCCCTTCAGTGCCGAAACTCTGGCCGGAAAGGCCGCAAACAAAAAGGCTCTGCAGAAGGAACTCGGGCTGTCCGTCGATCCCCGTGTGCCGGTGATGGCCATGATCGGCCGCCTGGCCACGCAGAAGGGTCTGGATATTCTTGAAGCGGCCTGGCCCAAACTCGTATCGAGGCCGCTGCAGTTCGTGCTGCTCGGTTCCGGGGAAGAGCGCCACGTAGAGTTTTTCCGCACGGTCAAGGACCTGCATCCGGCAAAAATTTCGATTCATATCGGGTTCGACGATGCCCTCGCCCGGCGCATCTACGCCGGCAGTGATCTGTTCCTGATGCCGAGTCATTACGAGCCCTGCGGCCTCGGGCAGTTGATTGCTTTGCGATACGGTTCCCTGCCACTGGTCCGCAGCACCGGCGGGCTGGCCGATACGGTGCATGATGTGGACAGGGAGCGCGATCGCGGCAACGGATTCGTTTTCCGGAAAGCCTCGGCCGGGGCCCTGATGCGGGCCCTCGATCGCGCCCTCGATCTTTATGGTGACCAACGGCTTTGGAAACAGGTGGTGCGGCGGGGCATGTCCCTCGATCTCTCCTGGGACGAATCCGCCCGGCGGTATCTTGAGATCTACCGACAGGCCGCGGACAGGAAAGGGAACTGA